The following coding sequences lie in one Clupea harengus chromosome 23, Ch_v2.0.2, whole genome shotgun sequence genomic window:
- the LOC116218665 gene encoding barrier-to-autointegration factor-like: MSSTSKKHQSFCSEPMKGKPVTALPGIGPARGSQLQSQGYHKATDVFGKYLTVHENRNEFQGWLKDQSGANFKQQGDCYHALRDWSDNNL; the protein is encoded by the coding sequence ATGTCTTCCACTTCCAAGAAGCATCAGTCCTTCTGCTCCGAACCGATGAAGGGCAAGCCCGTCACCGCTCTTCCCGGGATAGGACCCGCGCGTGGCAGCCAGCTGCAGTCGCAAGGCTACCACAAGGCCACCGATGTCTTTGGCAAGTACCTGACCGTGCACGAGAACCGCAACGAGTTCCAGGGCTGGCTGAAGGACCAAAGCGGGGCCAACTTCAAGCAGCAGGGAGACTGCTACCATGCACTGCGGGATTGGAGCGACAACAACCTGTAG